The following is a genomic window from Hymenobacter sp. APR13.
TGCCGCCGGGTCCGTCGAGTACGCGCCGCGCATTCACGAGCACGCTCACGGCGTGGCCGGCCTTGTGGCGCATGGCTATTTCGAAGTTGCGGGCCTCGCCATGTTCCTGCACGCTACGCAGCAAAGTTTCGCGCTCATTAGGGTACAGATAGTAGTCAGTGATGGAGGTACCCGTCACTTCCTCGGGCGTGTAGCCCAGCATTTCCTCCACCGAGGGGCTTACCAGCGTCAGGATGCCTTTGCCGTCGGTGCGGTAGTACACGTCCTGGAACGACTCGAAGATGGCGCGGAACTTCTCTTCCTGCGCCGCCAACTCCAGCTGCCCACGCTTTTTCTCCGTGATATCGTGGGCAATGCCCGAAATTTCCTCGAACGAGCCGTCGTCGAGGTAAATGGGGTTGAGGAAGATTTCGCGCCACGAATCGGCCCCGCGGGCGTCGCGCAGGCGCACCTCAAACCGCTGCGGATGGCCCTGGAACGCCTTGCGGTAGTTGTCCAGGAACAGTTCGCGCGGCTCCTTGTCCATCATGGCCAGGTCGGCCTGGAACAGGTTCACGTTGGGCGTGGGATACACGCCGTTGCGGCGCAGGAAATAGGCAGCGTAGTTGCGGTTGAAGCTGGTCAGGCGGGAATGGGTGTCCACGCTCCACATCAGGTGAGAGCCGCTTTCGAAGATGGCGTTCAGGCGGGCGTTCTGCTTCTGAATCTGCACCTCATTGCGCTTGCGCTCAATAGCCAGCGCCACCTGGTTGGAGATAAAGTGCAGGATTTCCAAGTCGGTGGGGGCGTAGGCGTCGGCCTTGTAGTAGTCCTGCACGGCAATCACCCCGATAATCCGCTCGCCAATGCTCAGCGGCGAGCACAGCATCACCTCCGGCATCAGCCCGTAGGCCGTGATGGTGCCGTTGGCAATCAGCTCTTCCAGTTCGTGGCGCAGCATATACTGCGGCCGCCCCGTGCGGATGATGTACTCCGACATGCCCGACGAAAACGGCCGCGACACGGCACCCGTCTCGCCCTGCGAGTTCTGGTCGACGAAGTAGGCAAACTGCAGCTGGGTGCGGGCCTCGTCGCAGAGGGCAATAAAGAAGTTGTTGGTTTCAATAATCTTGCTCAGCTCGCGGTGAATGGCGCCGTAGAGCGAGTGCAGATCCTTGGAGCTGATGGCTAGGTTGGCAATGCTGTAGTACACCTTCTGCAGCCGCTCCGCCTTGATACGGTCCGTAATGTCGTGCAGAATGGCGCGGGTACTCACTGGCTCGTCGTCCTGCCAGGAGCAGGAGATGGAGCCGATGAGGTGGACGGGCTTACCGGTTTTGGTGAGAAACACGGTTTCCAGCTTGTTCACCTTTTCGCCCTTGTAGAGGTTGCGCAGCTGGTAAAGCAGCTTGGCCTTGTAGTAGGGGTGCACCACGTCGGAGAGCGTGAGGTGGGGCAGGTCGTCGTCGTCGTAGCCGAGCTTTTCCTTCCAGGCCTTGTTCACGAACAGCAGCCGGTTGTCGATGCTCAGGTTCTGAATCAGGTCGTGGGCGTTGTCGAGGAAGTCCTGCAGCCGGTTGCGGTTGTCGGTGAGGGCGCGGGCGGCCACATGGCGCTCTGTGAAGTCGCGCCCCACCATGAAGATGCCGGTAATCTGGCCCTGCGTGTCGTGGGCGAATTCGGCGTGCCAGTACACCATGCGGGTTTTGCCGCTTTTCGTGACAAGGGCCCGCTCGTAGAAGTCCTGCAGGTGCTCCGTCTGGATGATGTTCCGGTAGTTCTCCTCGTTGGCGGCACGGGTAGCAACCGGCGAAAACAACTGGTTGTAAACGTGCCCCAGCACTTCGCCCCGAGTATACTCAGTGAAGTCGAGGAAGAAGTCGTTGACATCAAGGATGATGCCTTCGCGGTCGAGCCGAACGTAGCTCAGGGTGGTGCGGGAGAGCAGGTCGCGCAACTGGTGCTGGCTGTGGTCGATGAGGCGCTGCTGGGTGGTTTGCTCGTAGCGCTGGCTATCCTGGGTGACGTCGCGCAGCACCAGTTGCACGCGCACCGGGCCCTCGGGCAGGGTCAGGCGGTGCAGGGTAGCCCAGGCCGTGAGCGGGCTTCGGCTGCTAGGGTAGCGGCCGCTCCAGCGGGCCGAAACCTTCTCGCCGGTGCGAGCAGTACGGCGGATGGCTTCGCGGAGGTGGCTTTCATCGCGCCATTCCTCGGCGTAGCCGGGCAGGCGCACGGCACCGGGCACTGCCAGTGCCATTAGGCCGGTTTGCTGGAGCTGGGCCAGGGTGGTGCCCAGCAGGCGTTGCGCGGTGTTGTTGCAGTCGAGCAGCTGGCCCTGCTCGTCGTAGAGCATCTGGGCATCGTAGGCCTCTTCAAACAGAGCGCGGTACAGATCAGGAGGCGAGGCCACGGCAGACGAAGCCAGCGGAATGGCGGATTGCGGCATGAGGGAAGGCAGTGGCGTCGGCGGCAACGACAAGAAACTACCGCCGGGGCCAGGTTTAACCGTTAAATTTGTCGAAAATATCCCAAACCCCCTGCGCTTTTTGCCCGGAGCCCGCTGTGGCCAGAGGCGGCGCTTCCTTCTATGGCTGCACCGCGCCTGGTTTTTACCGTCACCACCGATCTGAATTACGACCAGCGGATGCAGCGCATTTGCGGCTCGCTGGCGCGGGCCGACTACGCGGTGCTGCTGGTGGGGCGGGAGTGGAGCACTTCGCGGCCGCTCACCCCGCAGCCCTACCAGCAGCACCGGCTGCGCTGCCGCTTCCAGCGCGGCAAGCTGTTTTACCTGGAGTTCAACCTGCGGCTGCTGTGCTACCTGTGGGGCCAGCGCGCCGCCGCCTGGTGCGCCATCGACCTGGATACGGCGCTGCCCGTGTGGCTGCGGTCCCGCTTTGCGGGCCAGCCGCTGGTGTACGACGCCCACGAGCTGTTTACGGAAGTGCCCGAAGTGGTGGCGCGCCCGGCCGTGCAGCGCCTGTGGCGCGCCGTAGAGCGGTTTGTGGTGCCGCGCGCCGCCCTGGCCTACACCGTGGGGCCGGCGCTGGCCCGGCTGTTTGAGAGCCGCTACGGCCGGCCGTTTGAGGTGATCCGCAACATCAGCCGCTTGGAAGCCACGCCCCTGCCGCCCGCTCCGGCCGCCGCGCCTGAGGGCGGCTACATCCTGTACCAGGGTGCCCTCAACGCTGGGCGCGGTCTGGAGCAACTGCTGGCGGCCATGCCCGCCGTGGCAGGCCGGCTGGTGATTTGCGGCGAAGGCGACCTGTCGGAGGCGCTGCGGGCGCAGGCGGCGGCGCTGGGGCTCACCCAGAGCGGGCAGGTGGAGTTCCGGGGCTTTGTGCTGCCCGATGAGCTGCGCGAGATTACGCGCCACGCCGGCCTGGGCCTCAACCTGCTCGAAAACAGGGGCCTGAGCTACTACTATTCGCTGGCTAACAAATTTTTCGACTACCTGCACGCCGGCATTCCGCAGGTGGTCACCGACTTTCCGGAGTACCGCGCCCTCAACGAGCAGTACGACGTGGCCGAGCTGGTGCCCGACCTGAAGCCCGACACTCTGGCCGCCGCTCTCAACCGCTTGCTGCCCGGTGGCGAGGCTGCCCGCTACCACCAGTTGGCTGAAAACTGCCGGCTGGCCCGCCCGCAGCTCAGCTGGCAGCACGAAGAAACCCGGCTGCTGGCGCTGTATGCCGCGCTGGTCGGCCCTCCCCAACCTGTTTCCGCATGAGTGTTCTTTCTGATCTGATAACTACGCTGGAGTTGCAGCTGGCCACTGCTCCGGGCCCTACGCTGGTGGTGGTGGCCGGCCCCACCGCCGTGGGCAAAACGGCGCTCAGCGTGCAGCTGGCCCAGCATTTCCGCACCGAAATCGTGTCGGCTGACTCGCGGCAGTTTTTCCGGGAGATGAGCATCGGCACGGCCAAGCCCACTCCTGTCGAGATGCAGGGCGTGCCGCACCACTTCATCGACTCGCACAGCATCACGGAAGACTACAGCGCCGGCCGCTTCGAGGCCGATGCGCTGCGGGTGCTAGCCGAGCTGTTCGGCCGCCACGAGGTAGTAGTGCTCACGGGCGGCTCCGGCCTCTACCTGCAGGCCCTCACCGACGGCCTTGATGAGCTGCCCACTTCCAACCCGGACCTGCGCGCCCAGCTGCAGCAGGAGCTGGCTGCCACCGGCCTCGCGCCGCTGGTGGAAGAGCTGGCCCGCCTCGACCCCGTGGCCCACGCCCGCATCGATAGGCAAAACCATCAGCGAGTGCTGCGAGCCGTGGAAGTGTGCCGCGCCACCGGGCAGCCGTTCAGCAGCTTCCAGACCGGGCGCACGGCCGCCAGCCGGCCCTTCCGCATCATCAAAACGGCCCTCACCCGCGAGCGGGAAGTGCTGTACGAGCGTATCAACCAGCGCGTCGACGAGATGCTGGCCGCGGGCCTGCTGGCTGAAGTGGAAAGCCTGCTGCCCTTCCGCCACCACAACGCCCTGCAAACCGTGGGCTACCAGGAAATCTTCGGCTACCTCGATGGCCTCTACGACTGGGAAGAGGCCGTGCGCCTGCTCAAGCGCAACACCCGCCACTACGCCAAGCGCCAGCTCACCTGGCTCCGCCGCGACGCGGAGTATCAGTGGGTTGAATTGTTAAATGGTTAAATGGCCGAAGGGCTGGCCGTGCTGTTAGCCCCGGAGGGGCGGCATGTTGGTAGCCATCCGGCCCGCCTGAAACGACAAAAAGCCCCAGCGGGGCGACACCCTGTCCGCGCGGATAAGGTGTCGCCCCGCTGGGGCTTTTGTTATGGGAAAGCGGCTGGTATCTACCGATATGTCGCCCCTCCGGGGCTAACAAAACGGCCAGCTGCCAGGCCAGTCAGCTAACCGGTCCGCAGACCAGTCAGCCATTTAACAATTCAGCCATTCAACCATTAAACACTCAGAATCTCTACCATGCGCATGAAGCTCTGGTTGATGAGTTTCTTCTTGTTGATAGTGTCGGAGAAGGGCGTGTAGACGAGCTTGCGGTCCACGATGCCGGCCATGACGTTGCGCATGCCATTGAGCAGGCCTTCCACGGCCGCAATGCCGATCTGCGAGGCCAGCATGCGGTCGGCAGCGGAAGGAGCGCCGCCGCGCTGGATGTGCCCGATAATGGTCACGCGGGTGTCGAGCTCCGGAATGGCTTCCTTCACGCGCTGGGCCACGGTGTGGGCGTTGCCTTCTTCCTCGCCTTCGGCTACTACCACAATGAACGAGGTTTTGGAACGGCGCCAGCTGTTTTGCAGCGAGTCAATCACGGCCTCGGTGCTCATCTGGGTTTCCGGAATCATCACAATTTCGGCCCCGCCACCGATGGCGCAGGGAATGGCAATGTAGCCGGAGTCGCGGCCCATCACTTCCACAAAGAAGCAGCGGTCGTGCGAGTCGGCTGTGTCCCGGATCTTGTCGATGGCCTCCAGGGCCGTGTTTACGGCCGTGTCGTAGCCGATGGTGTAGTCGGTGCCGAACAGGTCGTTGTCGATGGTGCCGGGCGCGCCCACGGTGGGGATGCCGAACTCCTGCTCGAAGAGGGTGGCGCCGGTGAAGGTACCGTTGCCGCCGATGGCCACGAGGCCTTCGATGCCGTTGTTAACCAGCTGGTCGAACGCCTGCTGGCGGCCTTCCTTGGTCATGAACTTCTGGCTGCGGGCCGACTTGAGGATGGTGCCGCCTTTCTGGATGGTGTTAGCCACCGAGGCCGAGTCGAGGCGCACGAATTCGCCCTTGATCATGCCGCTGTAGCCGCGCATGATGCCATACACCTCAATGCCGTGGTAAACGGCCGTGCGCACCACGGCCCGAATGCAGGCATTCATGCCCGGTGCGTCGCCGCCGCTGGTGAAAACTGCAATACGCTTCATCATACTTCTTGTCAAAAATGCCCGTTCCGCCCTCCCCGGGAAGGCGGAACGGGCAAAGGTGGCAAATCAATAGCGAAAAGCCGCTCCGAATTTGGGAACAGCAACAAAATTATGGCAAAGCCGGCTATCTGTTTTTTTTCGGGCTGCGTATGCCCAGCAGTTGCAAACCTGTGCCAAGCCTAGTAACTTCCACTTGCCGCCCCCGGCCGGGCGGTTTTTTTTGTTTCTTTTCCGTCTGCCCTTCCTAAGCCGCACCCACCTATGTTTGGTTTTTTTGAAAACGAGCAAACCCGCAAAGTCAAGAGCCATATTCAGAACCTGGCGGCGCTGGCCAAGGCCGACGGCCACATCGATGAGCGGGAGATGAGCTTTATCGTAGCCGTGGGCAAGAAAAACGGCATCCGGGCCGACGAAATCCGGACGCTGGTAGCCAACAGCGCCAACAGCCGCATGATTGTGCCCGACAACGACTCCGAGCGATTCGACCAGATTTTTGACATGGTGGACATGATGCTGGCCGATGGCATCGTGGACGACAACGAAATGGACTTCTGCACCATCATGGCCGAAAAGCTGGGCTTCCGCAAAGACGTGGTTGGCCTGCTCATCAAGCAGATTTCGCAGGGCGTGAAAGACGGCATGGACCGGGACAGCATCAAAACCGACACGCAGGCGTTGTTGAATTAAAAAGTAAGAATTAGAAATTAAAAACTGGCCGTTCAACGCCCCGTTTGGGAATCGTTGAACGGCCAATTTTTTATGCCTGACTCTTACGCTACAATGGCCGATATGGCCCGGAGCAGGGCGGCGCAGGCCTCGTCGATTTGCTCATTGGTGATGATGAGGGGCGGGGCGAGGCGCAGGGAATTGTCGCAGAACAAGAACCAGTCGGTGAGGATGCCTTCGTGCTCCAGGGCGTGGTCGATGATGGGCTTGAGGACCTCGAACGAGTCGAACTCCACCGCCATCAGCAGGCCGCAGCCGCGCACCGCCCGGATGGCCGGATGCACCAACTGCCGCCGGAAACGGGCCGCCTTTTCGGCCACGCCGGCCAGCATGCCTTCTTCCTGAATGGCCTGCAGCGTAGCCAGTGAGGCCGCGCACGACACCGGATGCCCGCCGAACGTGGTGCAGTGGCCCAGGATGGGGTTGGTTTTGAAGCCCGCCATGATTTCCTGCGACGAGATGAACGCCCCGATGGGCATACCGCCGCCCATGCCCTTGGCACAGACCAGAATATCGGGCGTGATGCCGAATTGCTCGAAGGCCCAGAGCGTGCCGGTGCGCCCGAAGCCGCACTGAATCTCGTCGAGAATGAGCAGGGCGCCTACTTCAGTGCAGCGCTGGCGCAAAGCGGGCAGGTAGCCGGGCTCGGCCACGCGCACGCCGGCCTCGCCCTGCACCGTTTCCACGATGACGGCGGCCGTGTGCTCGGTTATCAGGGCCAGATCCTCTAAGTGATTGTAGCGGAAGTGCTGCACGTCGGGCAGCAGGGGGCGGTAGGAGTTCTTGAAGCCCTCGGAGCCGGTGATGCTGAGCGCGCCGTGCGTGGAGCCGTGGTAGGCATTGTGGCAGCTGATAAAGCCGGTGCGGCCGGTGTGGCGCTTGGCCAGCTTCAGGGCGCCCTCAATGGCCTCGGTGCCGGAATTGGTGAAGTACACCGCGTCGAGGTGGGCGGGCAGGGTGGCGTGCAGGGCTTCGGCCAGCAGGGCCGGCGGCGCCTGCACCAGCTCGCCATACACCATCAGGTGCAG
Proteins encoded in this region:
- a CDS encoding aspartate aminotransferase family protein, which codes for MLTTRQLFLRHQAQTSDFPLLLEIERAEGVYMYGPDGRRYLDLISGIGVSNVGHRHPRVIEAIKKQLDKYLHLMVYGELVQAPPALLAEALHATLPAHLDAVYFTNSGTEAIEGALKLAKRHTGRTGFISCHNAYHGSTHGALSITGSEGFKNSYRPLLPDVQHFRYNHLEDLALITEHTAAVIVETVQGEAGVRVAEPGYLPALRQRCTEVGALLILDEIQCGFGRTGTLWAFEQFGITPDILVCAKGMGGGMPIGAFISSQEIMAGFKTNPILGHCTTFGGHPVSCAASLATLQAIQEEGMLAGVAEKAARFRRQLVHPAIRAVRGCGLLMAVEFDSFEVLKPIIDHALEHEGILTDWFLFCDNSLRLAPPLIITNEQIDEACAALLRAISAIVA
- the miaA gene encoding tRNA (adenosine(37)-N6)-dimethylallyltransferase MiaA → MSVLSDLITTLELQLATAPGPTLVVVAGPTAVGKTALSVQLAQHFRTEIVSADSRQFFREMSIGTAKPTPVEMQGVPHHFIDSHSITEDYSAGRFEADALRVLAELFGRHEVVVLTGGSGLYLQALTDGLDELPTSNPDLRAQLQQELAATGLAPLVEELARLDPVAHARIDRQNHQRVLRAVEVCRATGQPFSSFQTGRTAASRPFRIIKTALTREREVLYERINQRVDEMLAAGLLAEVESLLPFRHHNALQTVGYQEIFGYLDGLYDWEEAVRLLKRNTRHYAKRQLTWLRRDAEYQWVELLNG
- a CDS encoding PAS domain S-box protein, which translates into the protein MPQSAIPLASSAVASPPDLYRALFEEAYDAQMLYDEQGQLLDCNNTAQRLLGTTLAQLQQTGLMALAVPGAVRLPGYAEEWRDESHLREAIRRTARTGEKVSARWSGRYPSSRSPLTAWATLHRLTLPEGPVRVQLVLRDVTQDSQRYEQTTQQRLIDHSQHQLRDLLSRTTLSYVRLDREGIILDVNDFFLDFTEYTRGEVLGHVYNQLFSPVATRAANEENYRNIIQTEHLQDFYERALVTKSGKTRMVYWHAEFAHDTQGQITGIFMVGRDFTERHVAARALTDNRNRLQDFLDNAHDLIQNLSIDNRLLFVNKAWKEKLGYDDDDLPHLTLSDVVHPYYKAKLLYQLRNLYKGEKVNKLETVFLTKTGKPVHLIGSISCSWQDDEPVSTRAILHDITDRIKAERLQKVYYSIANLAISSKDLHSLYGAIHRELSKIIETNNFFIALCDEARTQLQFAYFVDQNSQGETGAVSRPFSSGMSEYIIRTGRPQYMLRHELEELIANGTITAYGLMPEVMLCSPLSIGERIIGVIAVQDYYKADAYAPTDLEILHFISNQVALAIERKRNEVQIQKQNARLNAIFESGSHLMWSVDTHSRLTSFNRNYAAYFLRRNGVYPTPNVNLFQADLAMMDKEPRELFLDNYRKAFQGHPQRFEVRLRDARGADSWREIFLNPIYLDDGSFEEISGIAHDITEKKRGQLELAAQEEKFRAIFESFQDVYYRTDGKGILTLVSPSVEEMLGYTPEEVTGTSITDYYLYPNERETLLRSVQEHGEARNFEIAMRHKAGHAVSVLVNARRVLDGPGGTEGIGRDITGLKQMQDDLRHAKEAAETALEAKTLFLANMSHELRTPMNGIIGMIDLLHQTVSSEEQEEYVDTLRKSSDALLAILNDILDLSKIQAGKLQLNEEGMDLHYTLDKIHSLFSNRAQQKRLTFTYHIAPGTPRFIISDETRLLQVLSNLTSNAIKFTAQGTVSIIVSTVSRTGDEYMLRIAVQDSGIGISEDNAKLLFTNFTQLDTTPTKSFGGTGLGLAISKQLAALLGGEIGMLSNEGDGSTFWFTLVCRAAHNEEEIVQERLASRERGPDIARFDTPPRVLLVDDNPINQKVATRLLDKLGCEIEMADNGFEAISKATSSTAPFDLIFMDIQMPEMDGVTAMHEIRRRLGSACPPVVAMTAYSMKEDAERFVNEGMDDYVSKPVKSQDLHAVLRRWVLAGPALLPPGGEAAPAPVATPAPAPVVPAPAAHPPLFIDPEVLEQLRQLGGAEFAAQLYQDFEEEAGQLLAEAETLVSGGQYAGILPHLHQLKGTGFTLGLTALAECAKHLEHELKLNPTQNIEKDFQNLLRYFNQFKTQYLALTSVD
- the pfkA gene encoding 6-phosphofructokinase, producing MKRIAVFTSGGDAPGMNACIRAVVRTAVYHGIEVYGIMRGYSGMIKGEFVRLDSASVANTIQKGGTILKSARSQKFMTKEGRQQAFDQLVNNGIEGLVAIGGNGTFTGATLFEQEFGIPTVGAPGTIDNDLFGTDYTIGYDTAVNTALEAIDKIRDTADSHDRCFFVEVMGRDSGYIAIPCAIGGGAEIVMIPETQMSTEAVIDSLQNSWRRSKTSFIVVVAEGEEEGNAHTVAQRVKEAIPELDTRVTIIGHIQRGGAPSAADRMLASQIGIAAVEGLLNGMRNVMAGIVDRKLVYTPFSDTINKKKLINQSFMRMVEILSV
- a CDS encoding glycosyltransferase, which produces MAAPRLVFTVTTDLNYDQRMQRICGSLARADYAVLLVGREWSTSRPLTPQPYQQHRLRCRFQRGKLFYLEFNLRLLCYLWGQRAAAWCAIDLDTALPVWLRSRFAGQPLVYDAHELFTEVPEVVARPAVQRLWRAVERFVVPRAALAYTVGPALARLFESRYGRPFEVIRNISRLEATPLPPAPAAAPEGGYILYQGALNAGRGLEQLLAAMPAVAGRLVICGEGDLSEALRAQAAALGLTQSGQVEFRGFVLPDELREITRHAGLGLNLLENRGLSYYYSLANKFFDYLHAGIPQVVTDFPEYRALNEQYDVAELVPDLKPDTLAAALNRLLPGGEAARYHQLAENCRLARPQLSWQHEETRLLALYAALVGPPQPVSA
- a CDS encoding TerB family tellurite resistance protein, producing MFGFFENEQTRKVKSHIQNLAALAKADGHIDEREMSFIVAVGKKNGIRADEIRTLVANSANSRMIVPDNDSERFDQIFDMVDMMLADGIVDDNEMDFCTIMAEKLGFRKDVVGLLIKQISQGVKDGMDRDSIKTDTQALLN